The genomic region GAATTCCTACTAATCAGCAATGGTTGATTTAATGAGGTTGTGTAAAGGTACTTGACAAAGCAGTGAGTAAACAGATGCTAGTGATACTAAATAGGTTACATCAAATATTCGAAAACCATATTTAAAAAGAGTATGTAAACCCTCTAACGTAAAAGCGATGGAGAATTATTGCATTCATTTGAAGTGAATAAAAGGATTAAAGGTTGAACACTTCCTTTAAGGTCACCAGTTGTGCGATGGCCACTGGTGACTCAAGGCCTGCACTGGTGACTAACATGAACCCAACTGACTGCGCACTATTTTTAAGTCCGAGGGGGAAGCAGCCTCACCTGCGTGATGCTCTTCATCCAGTTCTGAATGTTCTCGAAGGACTTCTCGTCCGTGATGTCGTACACCAGGACGATGCCCTGACACAGAGGGGAGAGTCAGTCAAAAGGTACAGAGCGAGAACAAAGGGCCAGTGATGTTAGCCCCGAATTTCCAGTCTGCTTGTGCAGCAGGCGTCTCACCATGGCTCCTCTGTAGTAGGCTGTCGTAATGGTCTTGAACCTCTCCTGCCCTGCTGTGTCCCtataaagcacacacacacacacacacacacaccaaacacacccacacacgttaTATAAACAGTGAGACGCAGAGGTGTAGCTGAATGGAGAGTGGTGCATTTACTGTGTATTTTACACTGAATACATGTGGCTGTAacactgcacgcacacacatgccatGCAGTGAGGGTGTGATGGACAATAACCCACTGATTTGGAGAACGAGGGAggttcctctttcctctccggAAAAATTAAGTTTGAGTCAGTTAGAGAACAGAGGAACACAACTCAACGTGTCAGCTCTTACCAGACTTGTAGTTTCACTTTCTTCCCGTCCACTTCGATGGTTTTCACTTTGAAGTCAATGCCTGGGAGATAACAAGAGGACGGGAGAGGGagcagacaggaggacagggcAGAGAATGAGTTAAATACCTCAGATAtgaactaaaaacacacacacccagacacacacacacattgcataaTATAGGTCACCCTCACTCGGGTGGGGAGGGATTCATGGTTGATTTTGACCCCCTGGGTGCACATGAAGGAAAGATGTTGCTCACAGGCCTGCAGGACACACTGTCTGTGAGTCCTGCTTTCTTCTTCCTGCTGGACAGATAGACAGCGAGGGggcaaaggagggagagagggaggatgtcCCGTGCAGCAGAAAAAGACTGTGGATGCCAGAGAGCCAGCTATTCTTCAGGGAGCATAGAGATGGCAAAACGAGATTGGAATGAGGGTGGGTGGACCTtctgagagcagagaggaatgAGATCTGAGATCaggggaagagggggagaggggtcAGGGAACACACATTCaacagggaggagaagaaaacaaaaacagatggGGGACGAAATAGAAGAGAAATGACGGAGAGCTCAGACTAGTTGAGACATGACAACTGTGAGAAACCAGTTGGATCAGGAGCTCGAACCAGGGGAAGAATGAAACCTCAGCAAACACAGTCTCGACTGTTGAAGTTCGAGGGGAAGCGTCAGCTGGTGATGTCACACAGGTTAATCACACAGGTCAACGGGCAGAGATCACACGTACCGATGGTGGAGATATACGTGGAGTTGAAATTGTCCTCAGCGAAGCGGATGATCAGACATGTTTTCCCCACGCCGCTGTCCCCGATGAGCAACAATTTGTAGAGGAAATCGTACTTCTTCGCCATGACTCAGTTTGTGAAGAGGAGTTTAAATCTCCACTTGTTTTCCTTTGAGTTGTTGTTTCCAAATGTTGCCGTAGAGAGCGgatcctcttcttttttttctcgcaCTCCCAGATTTGTCACCGGTAAATTCCGACCCCCCCTCTCTGCGTCTGACTGCTGGAGAGCGAAACAAACTCCATCCAAAGTTGAGCAATCTACCGCAGATCAGGGCCTCATCGTCCTCGGATCAGCTCCAGGTTCGTTTCACGACGACCACACACTCACTTTGTCTCCATTTGTGAAAACACACCGGGGTGGCGACGTGGGTTTTTTTCAGCCTCCAACTTTTTCTCTCGGCCCAGATCCCGGATCCGCACGGGAGGCTACGTAGTGAGGGAGTGCTTCGTGGGAGTTTTAGTGGCCCAGCCCCTCCGCTtcgacactaggtggcgctgtttGATCGGAGAAATAACGGTTATATTAAACATCAGAGGGAAGCGAAACCACTGATGCAGCTTTTCTGGTGTAAAAGTTGATGATCGCCACAGAAGCAAAAGGTTAAAGCTGCTGTCTTTACTGGAAACTttaattaaaagtcataaacCAGTAGAGGGGGAGCATAAACCGTCAGGAGCTACTCTGCAGGACTACCAGTATGAGTTGTGAGGTGATTTTTCGTTAttacaatatataataatatataatcataataaataataagtaTTTCCACCACGAGGGCCGCTGTGTTCATGGTTGCAGGCTCTGCTAATAGAAAATTATTTAAGCATGAACATCATGAacatgaaagtgaaaataaaccaAGTAAATTTAGCTTGATGCTGTCAGACTCTACAACACCAGACCgaaatgataaatataataCTCGCTTGGGcaatcatcctgtgccactgcactttaaTTTATAACATTTCTATACAAACCACTCCTGTAAAAGCTGTATATAATGGTCATACTAAGAactttctatatattttttttttttttagtctcCTTTATACCTCATTCTGACCTGCCTGTGTGGATccataaagttttatcttatcttatccttGGTGAATAGGACACCCAGAGATACAGGTGATGTCATAATCATCAGCCAATGAACTCTTACTAAGAgacctacaacacacacaagagtTTATTGTTCATTGTTCTTTAACAAGAGATATATAATTAAAGTAAGCACAAAATATAATTTGCataatttatttacattttaaattacaggGGAGGCTGGATGATCAACCAGATGACCCCCGAATTAATCACTGcatatatgttttatatcaCTAGTGTAGTAATATGTAGTGTTTCATATATATTAAAGACGTTTTGTAtttgttaattaaaaaactatGTACATTTCTTTCAGTAGTAGATTTCCTAAAAACAGTTGAAACACAAACGTACGGCttcaaaacaaaggaaacaggaagtaaagaaaAGTCATCGGTAAATATAactaaaataataaactttCACAATATCAAGCTGATACAtgataataatgaaaagaacaagttgcaataataataatttcaaataaaaaaaatatatatattttatcttctttctCCCGGGTTTTGAGTCCTCCAACAGTTTCCGGGTCGTCACTTAGAAGTTCTTTCTGTACTTCCGGTGAGCGTCCACATCGCAGTAGTCATGCCTGTGAGTATCACCACGTGTTTCTATGTCGTTTTCAGACCGTATTAGGTGTTTTTGACGGAGATAAGTTAGTGTGATAGTAAAGTGTGTAATTTTGTGTTGATGTAGTGTTGATggaagtatataaatataaagatgtGAAGACTTACAGACTAAATAGGGCGAAGCACGTGCAGAGCCCACGAGGCTCCCCGGATGCTCGCTCAGCTCCGGACTTAAAACCGACCAAAGGGAATTTAATACCGACATTAATGTTGATATAAGTGAAACCGGCCTTTCCGTTTTAGTTTGCAACGAACATCTTGTCCGGTTATTTAGTTTGAGCGATTGTTTCCgcgtttctccttctccacattggccattttgtttttttgacgtTAAAGTCAACTCTCTAAAATCTCTAATTTTATCCTCTGATACTCTGTGATTGCACTTAAATATATTGGTCTTCTAATTTTATAATTTGCATTCCTGTGGTCTTGCTTTTGGGTCTCTTACTTTGACTTTAAATCTTTATTATAATTCATTATATTAAGATGTAAgttattttgtgctcctgaatGAGGGTtgtgcctttttatattcttcttTGAGCTGagaataaacaaaacatgttgCAAATCAACTGTTACACAAGCATAAGATctatttataatataatttcgTTAATTCTGAAGGAGACATGACTCGTACTATGGTTAATAGAGACACTAATAGAAAATTCCCTTCATATTCATGTTAACATGCTACAGAGCAACCTGAAATGGTTTAATCCACGAAAGCTATTAACGTTGCGTTTGCACGAAAATGGAGGACACTGGGTGGACAATCAGGAAACAAATGCATTTTAGAAGCATTCTGTGGACAATAGTTTGGTTTCTACTATTGTACCGTGAAACTAACTTAGTCTCCATTTCCAAAACCCATTTTTGTCTGTAGAATATCAAAACTTCTaagctaacaaacacacacacacttgtatctTCGCCTTTGTATTGCCCTCTCATTGTGCTATCATGAACAGGGTTACTAAAAAGGCGTACAGCAACTCTTGTGGTTGTGACAGACATTCATCATCACTGATCTATTTCTACACGATCGACCACaagcacaaataaaacaaactcgTGTTGTCCGACTTCTCGGACCCAGTTTGTCAGGTGATAGTTTCAGGCTATCGACGAGATTTATACTTTGATGATTCTGTGATAACCAACCGATGCCATGTCTGATTTCCTTTCAGCTCGCAGAAGATCTCTTGAACCCCAGTCCCGAGTtggagaagaggagacacaAGAAGAAACGTCTTGTGCAGAGTCCTAATTCATATTTTATGGATGTCAAATGTCCAGGTCAGTTTGTTTCCATGACATAATAGTCGTACAACAATGTCCCTAAACTAATGAAACAATAATTCCCTAGAACTAGAGTTGCAGGGAGTCAGACCATGTGGTCCTCAGTGATTAGTGGTCATCTTATCCTAATATATACTAGCACATCTACCTCAGACATCCAAGACAACAAGTCTATTTAAAGCGGAGCAAGGTTTTTCCTCAATtgtcctgatgacatcacaaagGCCTCTGCTACCACAGCCAGACATAGTTTCTCATTGACTACGTTCACATTGAAACAATAATCGAACTCTTGACCCTATTCTGAAGGAGACATGACTCTGACTATGGTTAATAGAAAATTCCCTTCATATTCCTGTTAACATGTTACAGAGCAACCTAAAAAGGTTTAATCCACGATTTTCTCTAAAATTGCCAAAGTCTCAACTCTTCATTATTTACACTCAAACCCAGGACATGTATCGTCAAGGATTTTGCAAATGCTTTGTCAATGTCGCAAAGAACTCAATAAGACGAATGAGAATAAGACGTATACATGACGacgtgtcttattcagactatgGGTTAATATCAGATTACTGGTATCCGTGTAAATGCGTCTATTGTTTAAGATCTTGCAAATCGTCTTGCACCCATCGACCTTttggagaaaagaaacaaactccTGTCTTTTTTTGCGTCAGTGCTTTAGTTTTCATCACGGAGTGACCTTGAACACATCCCTGGATTGTGTTTGTAGAAACATTTCGCAGCCGAAGCTAAATGAAGAGTCCTTGAGTtcagtttttaaatcacatttgaaTCCAACTTCAGGTCACATGGTCTAGGTTATATAAAGGTTTAAAAATCTGCAGTATTATAAAAGGGTTGAATAATTGCCGTTGACAAACTCAAGAATAAGCTTGATTTGCTGCGTCGTTCAACTGGAAGACCTAATTTAAATCTAGTTTAAAGATATAAATCATCGTTGTCCTTGGTGCGTTGCCTTTATGTGTTGCCCTTTCATTATTCCCGTAGTGATCGGGGTGTCAAACAAGGCATACAGTGACACTTGTGGTTGTATGTGAAGTGAGCTTCCAGTGACTCCTTTAAACAAACAGCTGCAAGGACACTGAGTACATTCAGTTTGTTTAATTATGTAACAGCTCTGAAGTGTTGggctgcttttctttctttcttctataGCAGCTTCAGGG from Pleuronectes platessa chromosome 10, fPlePla1.1, whole genome shotgun sequence harbors:
- the rab13 gene encoding ras-related protein Rab-13, with translation MAKKYDFLYKLLLIGDSGVGKTCLIIRFAEDNFNSTYISTIGIDFKVKTIEVDGKKVKLQVWDTAGQERFKTITTAYYRGAMGIVLVYDITDEKSFENIQNWMKSITQNASAGVSRMLLGNKCDIEAKRKVTRETGEKLAKDHGIRFFETSAKSSINVDESFLAFASDILQKSSKKPGPTGREVKITSSAAKKSSNCALL